The nucleotide sequence TCTTGTGCCGACACGCGAGGCAACCTGAAACGGGCTTGGTCCGTCCGCCATGGCCAGAACAAGCATATGGTCTCCATCCCGGCCGCACAGTTGCACTGCTTCGTTCGCTTCGCGGCAGAGATCATGCATTTCGTGCGTGGCGACGCTCATGAAATCAAGCGACCGCGCGTAGGCAAGACCGTAATGATAGAGCCGCGCACCGAGCCAGATCGCACCGTCCGCGTTGCGGGCGAGCATGTTTTTCTCAACGAGATCATCGATGGTCACATAGACCGTGGACAGAGGCGCCTTGATCGCCTTGGCAATCGCATAGGGACCAGCTGGAGCGCCGGCCTCATAAAGATAGTCAATCACCTGCAACGCACGGTCGATGCCGCTGACACGCGAGCGGCGTGTCGACTTGGTTTCGGTATCGTCTGCAGGGGACGTTTCGGCGGGAATAGCGGTTGACAATACGCTCACTCAAGTGCTCCGTGTGAAATTCGAGAAGTTATTACATTATTATGGCATATATGTCGATACCTGAGACAGCGAAAGAAATGGGAGAATTGACATGACCGATGATATCCGCCGCAAGATCGGGCTTCGACCGGTCATCAATGTTTCCGGCACGATGACATCGCTTGGCGCATCCATCGTGGTGCCCGAGGCAATAGAGGCGATGGCAGCGATCTTGCCCCAGTTCGTCGAGGTCAACGATCTCCAGCGCAAGGCAAGCGAAGTGATTGCACGGTTGACAGGCGGCGAAGCTGGCTTCGTCACGGCGTCCTGCTCGTCAGGCATTACACTTACTGTTGCCGGAACCATGACAGGCAACAACCTTCTCGCGATTGAAAGGCTGCCGGATACGACGCCTGAAAAGAACGAAGTTCTGGTGCAGACCGGTCACGTGGTCAGTTACGGCGCTCCGGTCGATCAGGCAATCCGGCTTGCGGGAGGCAAGGTCGTCCTGATCGGACAGGCGACATCTACCCATCGCTATCACATGGAGAATGCGATTACCGAAAAGACGGCTGCGGCGGTTTATGTCGTATCGCACCATGTTGTGGACTATGGCCTTCTGCATCTAAGCGAGTTTGTCGAGATCGCGCACGCCAGGGGCGTGCCGGTGATCGTGGATGCTGCATCCGAATATGACCTGAAGCTCTTTCTGGAAAAGGGCGCAGATATTGCAATCTATTCGGGACACAAGTTTCTTGGCGGCCCAAGCTCGGGGATTGTCGCAGGCAAGAAGGAACTCGTTCGCCATGCTTTCCTGCAAAATCTCGGCATTGGGCGCGGCATGAAAGTTGGCAAAGAGAGCATTTACGGCGTCATGGCTGCACTGGAAGCATGGGAAAAGCGTGACCATGCCGGAATTCGCGAACGGGAAACCGGATATCTGGAACTGTGGAAGAGAACGCTTGATGGCCGCCCCGGTGTCACGGCTCTGATCGAACCAGATCCGACGAACAATCCGCTCGACCGCCTGCGAGTGATTGTGTCTGCAGCCGATGCGCACATCACGGCTTGGGATCTCGTAACCGCTCTTGCGCATGGGAATCCACCGATCATAACCCGTGACCATGAGGTAGAGCACAACTATTTCTATCTCGACCCATGCAATCTGCATCCCGGACAGGAGACTGTCGTGGCTCGACGTTTGGGTGAGGAACTCGACAGAGCCCGGGCATCGAACGAGATTATCGCTACCCCCTTTGAGGACCGAAGCAGGCATCGCTTCGATGGCTTGCTGCGTTGGCCGGATTGATGGCTGGCAGAGGCTGAGTAACGCGGAGGAACATTATGACGTCTGGGAAATTTGCGACGGTTGGAAAACACGAACCTGTTTTATCCGTTCGAGGACTGACTACCTCCTTTCTGGTCGACGGCGCATGGAAACCGGTTGTCGATGATGTTTCCTTCGACGTTCATCCGGGAGAAACCGTCGCAATCGTCGGCGAATCCGGCTCGGGCAAGAGTGTTACTTCGCTGTCGATCATGCGTCTTCTGCAGA is from Brucella intermedia LMG 3301 and encodes:
- a CDS encoding aminotransferase class V-fold PLP-dependent enzyme, encoding MTDDIRRKIGLRPVINVSGTMTSLGASIVVPEAIEAMAAILPQFVEVNDLQRKASEVIARLTGGEAGFVTASCSSGITLTVAGTMTGNNLLAIERLPDTTPEKNEVLVQTGHVVSYGAPVDQAIRLAGGKVVLIGQATSTHRYHMENAITEKTAAAVYVVSHHVVDYGLLHLSEFVEIAHARGVPVIVDAASEYDLKLFLEKGADIAIYSGHKFLGGPSSGIVAGKKELVRHAFLQNLGIGRGMKVGKESIYGVMAALEAWEKRDHAGIRERETGYLELWKRTLDGRPGVTALIEPDPTNNPLDRLRVIVSAADAHITAWDLVTALAHGNPPIITRDHEVEHNYFYLDPCNLHPGQETVVARRLGEELDRARASNEIIATPFEDRSRHRFDGLLRWPD
- a CDS encoding IclR family transcriptional regulator; its protein translation is MSVLSTAIPAETSPADDTETKSTRRSRVSGIDRALQVIDYLYEAGAPAGPYAIAKAIKAPLSTVYVTIDDLVEKNMLARNADGAIWLGARLYHYGLAYARSLDFMSVATHEMHDLCREANEAVQLCGRDGDHMLVLAMADGPSPFQVASRVGTRVPLNWTASGRLLVGHLAENERIELFKRCARTSPTGRAEIDATSLSEAAAKAFDERLSIQIAESDYAVACIASPICDRDGQCVATISIVLPEQKVLSDESRYTGQVRASAAKIEKLMGWRNH